The Cucurbita pepo subsp. pepo cultivar mu-cu-16 chromosome LG08, ASM280686v2, whole genome shotgun sequence genome contains a region encoding:
- the LOC111800894 gene encoding squamosa promoter-binding-like protein 9: MRFRGFFFIVLMEMDCSSLTESGGSTTSSPPISSAESLNGLKFGHKIYFEDVGIGELPKSGGGSFSSSAVIASTPTKKPRGGGVVQAAQPPRCQVEGCKVDLSDAKAYYSRHKVCTMHSKFPKVIVAGIEQRFCQQCSRFHQLPEFDQGKRSCRRRLAGHNERRRKPPPGSLLSTRYGRFSSSIFENSSRVGSFLMDFSAYPKLTGKASERLPGSQNISAMGSYIPYPWQSNSENSSPELFLPVSAGPGNEVTDSSCALSPLSNQTSALEVNALLNAEGALVAQTASAHAAAAAAADHFSTVSWGFKGNEAAATSSSSLDLPSDLGLNHHGLTSDVQFVSHQGRRPYMELGHSGAFDSATQHQLHWSL, encoded by the exons ATGAGATTTAGagggtttttctttattgtccTGATGGAAATGGACTGCAGTTCTTTGACTGAGTCTGGTGGGTCTACCACTTCCTCCCCTCCCATTTCATCGGCTGAATCACTCAATGGCCTTAAGTTTGGCCACAAAATTTACTTTGAAGATGTGGGTATTGGAGAGCTTCCCAAATCAGGCGGTGGGTCTTTCTCATCTTCTGCTGTTATTGCATCAACACCCACCAAGAAACCTAGAGGGGGAGGGGTTGTTCAAGCGGCTCAGCCCCCTAGGTGTCAGGTTGAAGGGTGTAAAGTAGATCTAAGTGATGCTAAGGCTTACTATTCCAGACACAAGGTTTGTACTATGCACTCCAAATTCCCCAAGGTCATTGTTGCTGGTATTGAGCAGAGGTTTTGCCAGCAGTGTAGCAG ATTTCATCAGCTCCCCGAGTTTGATCAAGGAAAGCGTAGCTGTCGCAGGCGTTTGGCTGGTCATAACGAGCGCCGTAGGAAGCCTCCACCTGGTTCACTATTGTCCACTCGTTATGGTCGCTTCTCTTCATCAATCTTTg AAAACAGCAGCAGAGTTGGAAGCTTTCTAATGGACTTCAGTGCATACCCAAAGCTAACAGGAAAAGCATCTGAACGGCTTCCAGGAAGCCAAAACATCAGTGCCATGGGGAGCTACATTCCCTATCCTTGGCAGAGCAACTCCGAGAACAGCTCACCTGAACTCTTCCTGCCAGTTTCTGCAGGTCCTGGAAATGAAGTTACCGACTCATCCTGTGCTCTCTCTCCTCTGTCAAACCAAACATCGGCTCTAGAGGTAAACGCGTTATTGAATGCTGAAGGCGCACTCGTGGCTCAAACAGCATCAGCtcatgctgctgctgctgcagctGCCGACCACTTCTCGACGGTGTCGTGGGGCTTCAAGGGGAATGAGGCTGCTGCTACTAGCAGCAGCTCCCTGGACCTGCCATCTGATCTGGGATTGAATCATCATGGTCTTACCAGTGATGTCCAGTTTGTTTCTCATCAAGGTAGGAGGCCATACATGGAACTCGGGCATTCGGGCGCGTTCGACTCCGCCACGCAGCACCAGCTGCATTGGTCGCTTTGA